Proteins co-encoded in one Kribbella solani genomic window:
- a CDS encoding RsmB/NOP family class I SAM-dependent RNA methyltransferase codes for MSDRSPRNRGAQRGPDRVRKVAYQVIRQVTAEGGYANLALNKALREARLGGRDAAFCTELVHGTLRWQGTYDVFLARSVSRRLEDLDPELLDLLRLGGHQLLNMRVDSYAAVSEMVTLTRSELGQKRTGLVNAVLRKISQRSLDQWIAAAAPSVEEDLIGHLAVADAHPRWVIEAFDRALGDGADGLEDLLAADNEPPRVTLVARPGLSDVDELVRAGAAPARWSPYGAVLEGGGDPGRIEAVATGRAGVQDEGSQLVALALASARLEGDDADWLDLCAGPGGKSALLAALVEQRGVGRGGAPAAGAGRLTAVEPLKHRAELVRANLRAIPGDHKVLVGDGTKPTWPAGSFDRVLADVPCSGLGALRRRPEARWRRTPDDVRELRPLQENLLDSAITSVRPGGVVAYVTCSPHPDETRAVVDAVLARRSDAQLEDARDLFPGVPDLGAGPDVQLWPHLHGTDAMYLALIRRT; via the coding sequence GTGAGTGATCGGTCTCCTCGAAATCGCGGGGCGCAGCGCGGGCCGGATCGGGTCCGGAAGGTCGCGTACCAGGTCATCCGGCAGGTCACCGCGGAAGGTGGGTACGCGAACCTCGCGCTGAACAAGGCGCTGCGCGAGGCGCGGCTCGGTGGGCGCGACGCCGCGTTCTGTACGGAGCTGGTGCACGGGACCTTGCGTTGGCAAGGCACGTACGACGTGTTCCTGGCGCGGAGTGTTTCGCGGCGGCTGGAGGATCTGGATCCAGAGCTGCTCGATCTGTTGCGGCTCGGTGGTCATCAGCTGCTGAACATGCGCGTCGACTCGTACGCGGCGGTGTCCGAGATGGTCACGCTGACGCGCTCGGAGCTGGGTCAGAAGCGTACGGGGCTGGTGAACGCTGTTCTTCGCAAGATCAGCCAGCGGTCGCTGGATCAGTGGATTGCGGCTGCTGCTCCGTCGGTCGAGGAGGATCTGATCGGTCACCTGGCGGTTGCCGACGCGCATCCGCGGTGGGTGATCGAGGCGTTCGATCGGGCGCTGGGCGACGGTGCGGACGGGCTGGAAGATCTGCTTGCCGCTGACAACGAGCCGCCGCGGGTGACGTTGGTGGCCCGGCCTGGGTTGTCGGATGTGGACGAGTTGGTACGCGCTGGTGCCGCGCCGGCGCGCTGGTCACCGTACGGCGCGGTGCTCGAAGGCGGCGGTGACCCGGGCCGAATCGAGGCGGTCGCGACCGGCCGAGCAGGTGTGCAGGACGAGGGATCTCAGTTGGTCGCACTCGCCCTCGCGTCGGCACGACTCGAAGGAGACGACGCCGACTGGCTCGACCTGTGCGCAGGACCTGGTGGGAAATCCGCACTGCTCGCCGCGCTGGTTGAACAGCGTGGGGTGGGGCGCGGGGGAGCGCCTGCGGCGGGTGCTGGGCGGTTGACTGCGGTTGAGCCGTTGAAGCATCGGGCGGAGTTGGTGCGGGCCAATCTTCGTGCGATTCCGGGTGATCACAAGGTTCTGGTGGGGGACGGGACCAAGCCGACGTGGCCGGCGGGCTCGTTCGATCGGGTGCTGGCGGACGTTCCATGCAGCGGGCTGGGCGCGCTGCGGCGGCGGCCGGAGGCGCGGTGGCGGCGTACGCCGGATGACGTCCGCGAGCTGCGCCCCCTCCAGGAGAACCTGCTCGACTCGGCGATCACCTCGGTCCGCCCGGGCGGTGTCGTCGCGTACGTCACCTGCTCGCCGCACCCGGACGAAACCCGCGCCGTGGTCGACGCGGTTCTCGCCCGACGGAGCGACGCCCAGCTGGAGGACGCCCGCGACCTGTTCCCAGGCGTACCGGACCTCGGCGCCGGACCCGACGTCCAGCTCTGGCCGCACCTCCACGGCACCGACGCGATGTACCTCGCATTGATCCGTCGTACCTGA
- a CDS encoding DMT family transporter has product MTTTATRPAVSTRRHQLVGLVAAFGIGMLVAVQSRLNGELGGVLGDGVPAALISFGSGLLLLLIVSALIPRVRHALGMVWTTIRDPGGGLRWWQCLGGIAGAYLVATQSITVSIIGVAVFTVAIVAGQGFASLIVDRAGFGPAGPQPVTPLRVVGALGALAAVVLAVSDQLSHPSGLLLAILPAIGGLGTAVQQAINGRVARTASPDGYGAIAAGVVNFLVGFAALLIVFLADLVVRGAPHHLPSEPWLYFGGACGVIYISAAAAVVRVVGVFILGLATIAGQLIASLAVDLWLPAADKAVTLPVVAGTFLALAAVIVAAVPNLVKRAA; this is encoded by the coding sequence GTGACAACAACCGCCACCCGCCCAGCCGTCTCGACCCGGCGGCACCAGCTCGTCGGCCTGGTCGCCGCGTTCGGGATCGGCATGCTCGTCGCCGTCCAGTCGCGCTTGAACGGTGAACTCGGCGGTGTCCTCGGCGATGGCGTACCCGCGGCGCTCATCTCGTTCGGCTCCGGCCTGCTCCTCCTACTGATCGTCAGCGCGCTCATCCCGCGCGTACGCCACGCCCTCGGCATGGTCTGGACCACCATCCGCGACCCCGGAGGTGGGCTCCGCTGGTGGCAGTGTCTCGGCGGCATCGCCGGCGCCTATCTGGTCGCCACCCAGTCGATCACCGTCTCCATCATCGGCGTCGCGGTCTTCACGGTCGCGATCGTCGCGGGCCAGGGTTTCGCCAGCCTGATCGTCGACCGCGCCGGCTTCGGCCCCGCGGGCCCACAGCCGGTCACGCCCCTCCGCGTAGTCGGCGCGCTCGGCGCCCTCGCCGCGGTCGTACTCGCCGTCTCCGACCAACTCAGTCACCCCTCCGGCCTGCTGCTCGCGATCCTCCCCGCGATCGGCGGCCTCGGCACCGCGGTCCAGCAGGCCATCAACGGCCGCGTCGCCCGCACGGCCTCCCCGGACGGGTACGGCGCGATCGCCGCCGGAGTCGTGAACTTCCTGGTCGGTTTCGCCGCCTTGCTGATCGTGTTCCTGGCCGACCTGGTCGTCCGCGGCGCCCCGCACCACCTGCCCTCGGAGCCGTGGCTGTACTTCGGCGGCGCCTGCGGCGTGATCTACATCAGCGCGGCGGCCGCGGTGGTCCGGGTGGTCGGCGTCTTCATCCTCGGCCTCGCCACGATCGCCGGTCAGCTGATCGCCAGCCTGGCCGTCGACCTCTGGCTCCCGGCCGCCGACAAGGCCGTCACCTTGCCGGTCGTCGCGGGTACCTTCCTCGCGCTGGCCGCCGTCATCGTCGCGGCAGTGCCTAACCTCGTGAAGCGCGCCGCCTGA
- a CDS encoding DMT family transporter has product MVTTPDSTIDRPAVKAWLPTMLALAAIWGCSFLFISVGVRELPPLYLALGRVLAGAVVLLAILLVKREPLPRTRRVWAHSFVVGAIGSAIPWTLFGYGEERIPSLLAGIWNGITPLIVLPIAVLIFRTEKFSLQRGAGLMIGFIGMLIVLGAWRVNSGADLTGQGLCMLAAVFYGLAIPYQKRFLAGTTLSGTALSASLLLCATVQLAIVAPLVTRQAPPAPWSLSPEVVLSVIALGALGSGLAFVLNMRNIRLIGASRSSMVTYLMPVFSILVGVIVLREHITWYQPVGGLVVLFGVAVSQGVLRRRASRG; this is encoded by the coding sequence ATGGTAACGACTCCTGACAGCACGATCGACCGGCCGGCCGTCAAAGCCTGGCTTCCGACCATGCTGGCGCTGGCAGCCATCTGGGGCTGCAGCTTCCTTTTCATCTCGGTGGGCGTCCGCGAACTCCCCCCGCTCTACCTCGCCCTCGGGCGCGTACTCGCGGGCGCGGTCGTGCTACTCGCGATCCTGCTGGTGAAGCGCGAGCCGCTGCCGCGTACGCGGCGGGTCTGGGCGCACTCGTTCGTCGTCGGCGCGATCGGCTCGGCGATCCCGTGGACCCTGTTCGGGTACGGCGAGGAACGCATCCCGTCCTTGCTGGCCGGAATCTGGAACGGCATCACCCCGCTGATCGTGCTGCCGATCGCGGTGCTGATCTTCCGGACCGAGAAGTTCTCACTGCAGCGCGGCGCCGGGCTGATGATCGGCTTCATCGGCATGCTGATCGTCCTCGGCGCCTGGCGCGTGAACAGCGGCGCCGACCTGACCGGGCAGGGCCTGTGCATGCTTGCAGCCGTCTTCTACGGGCTCGCGATCCCTTACCAGAAACGGTTTCTGGCCGGCACGACCCTGTCCGGGACGGCGCTGTCGGCCAGCTTGTTGCTCTGCGCAACGGTTCAGCTGGCGATCGTCGCCCCGCTGGTGACCCGCCAGGCACCGCCCGCGCCGTGGTCGCTGTCCCCCGAGGTCGTGCTGAGCGTGATCGCGCTCGGCGCGCTCGGCAGCGGGCTCGCGTTCGTCCTGAACATGCGCAACATCCGGCTGATCGGAGCCAGCCGGTCGTCGATGGTCACGTACCTGATGCCGGTGTTCTCGATCCTGGTCGGCGTGATCGTCCTCCGCGAGCACATCACCTGGTACCAGCCGGTCGGCGGGCTGGTCGTCCTGTTCGGCGTGGCCGTCTCGCAGGGCGTACTCAGGCGGCGCGCTTCACGAGGTTAG
- a CDS encoding cysteine desulfurase-like protein: MTRMSGFDVVAVRKQFPALDEGAAHFDGPGGSQTPQVVADAVARTMTSALANRGRLTAAERRADEIVIAAREAMADLLGTSARGIVFGRSMTQLTYDFSRTLAKTWNVGDEVIVTRLDHDANVRPWVQAADAAGVTVTWLGFDRETSELDDIAPLLSDRTRLVAVTGASNLLGTRPDTQRIAEQVHAAGALLYVDGVHLTAHVPIDATYADFYACSPYKFFGPHLGVLTAAPELLESLHPDKLLPSTDAVPERFELGTLPYELLAGTTAAVDFLAGLGGTGTTRRERLTSSLELVEAYEDALRDDLEARLAALPGVMLYGHAARRTPTLLFTVDGHGPAAVAEHLAAAGVNAPAGSFYAYEPARHLGLGPEGAVRAGLAPYTDQSEVDRLVAAISALTGARSTN, translated from the coding sequence ATGACGCGCATGAGTGGCTTCGACGTGGTGGCGGTCCGCAAGCAGTTCCCCGCGCTCGACGAGGGCGCCGCGCATTTCGACGGTCCGGGCGGTTCGCAGACTCCGCAGGTGGTCGCCGACGCGGTCGCGCGGACGATGACGTCGGCGCTCGCCAACCGCGGCCGGCTGACGGCGGCCGAGCGCCGCGCCGACGAGATCGTGATCGCCGCCCGGGAGGCGATGGCCGACCTGCTCGGCACCAGCGCGCGGGGCATCGTGTTCGGCCGCAGCATGACGCAGCTGACGTACGACTTCTCCCGGACCCTCGCGAAGACCTGGAACGTGGGCGACGAGGTGATCGTCACCCGGCTCGACCACGACGCGAACGTCCGGCCGTGGGTGCAGGCCGCCGACGCCGCCGGTGTCACGGTCACCTGGCTCGGTTTCGACCGCGAAACCTCCGAGTTGGACGACATCGCGCCGCTGCTCTCGGACCGCACTCGGCTGGTCGCGGTCACCGGTGCGTCCAACCTGCTCGGCACGCGGCCGGACACGCAGCGGATCGCGGAGCAGGTTCATGCCGCCGGTGCGTTGCTGTACGTCGACGGTGTGCATCTGACCGCGCACGTCCCGATCGACGCCACGTACGCGGACTTCTACGCCTGCTCGCCGTACAAGTTCTTCGGCCCGCACCTGGGCGTACTGACCGCGGCGCCCGAGCTCCTGGAATCGCTTCACCCGGACAAGTTGCTCCCGTCGACGGATGCCGTACCGGAGCGATTCGAGCTCGGCACCTTGCCGTACGAACTGCTCGCCGGCACTACCGCCGCGGTCGACTTCCTGGCCGGACTCGGCGGTACGGGCACCACCCGCCGGGAGCGCCTGACCAGCTCGCTCGAACTGGTCGAGGCGTACGAGGACGCGCTCCGCGACGATCTCGAAGCGCGTCTTGCCGCGCTTCCCGGGGTCATGCTGTACGGGCATGCCGCGCGCCGTACGCCGACCCTGCTCTTCACGGTCGACGGCCACGGCCCGGCCGCCGTCGCGGAGCATCTCGCCGCGGCCGGAGTGAACGCCCCGGCAGGTTCGTTCTACGCGTACGAGCCGGCGCGACACCTCGGCCTAGGTCCCGAAGGCGCCGTCCGGGCGGGCCTCGCCCCCTACACTGACCAGTCCGAGGTCGATCGCCTGGTGGCCGCGATTTCCGCCTTGACCGGCGCGAGAAGCACTAACTAA